Part of the Pyrobaculum calidifontis JCM 11548 genome, TCGTCTACTACGCGGTGGCCACCGCCATATACGGGGGCCTAATGGCTTTTCTACAGAGGGACATCAAGAGGCTATTTGCCTACTCCACCGTGAGTCAAATGGGCTACCTACTGCTGGGGGTGGCCTTGGCCAACGTATATGGGTACACTGCGGCGGCCTTGTTTTACCTAAGCCACGGCTTAGGCAAGGCGGTGCTCTTCATGACCGCCGGCTACTTCATAATGTACTTGGGCACTCGCGACGTGGAGAAAATGGGCGGCCTCTACGGCTGGAGGCCTGAGCTGGCCGGCGCAGCCATAGTGGGCTTCTTAAACCTCGCTGGGATATTAAGCATAGGCATGATCTCAGAAATTACGCTCACCGTAGGATACGCCCAATACTTCCAGACCGACTACGCCTTCTACATACCCTATGCGTTGGTGTTACTTGTGACCGGAATCTACGCCTTTAACACAATACGCGTGGTATTCTTTGGCCCTCCCAAGAGAGAGGACAGAGGACCTGTGGATATAGCGTTGGCGTCCATCGTGGCCGTGGCCTTCATCTCACTGCTCCTCTTCATACCGCCTTTCTCAAACACCATCGCAGACAACATATATAAGGCCGTCGGTGCGGTGGGGCCATGGAGGTAATTCTCTTCACAATTTTCGCACCGCTCATAATGTCTATCGTGTCTCTATTTAGCACTTCTGAGAAGTTCAAGGCCTGGGCCGTGACCTTAGGGACCTTTATCTCGGCGCTGTTAGCCACATACGCCTACTTCGCCGTATCGCCCGGCGTATATGGATTTGACTGGATCAAGGCAATAGGCGCTAGAGTCGAGCTGTGGATTAACTGGACTAGTTTGACGATGGGCCTCTTAGTGGCGTGGCTTGTAGCCGCAATATCGCTCTACTCCGTTAAATACATGGAGGGGGACTACAGGCCGGGGTGGTACTGGTTCTTCTTCGGCTTTTTCGCCACGTCGATGCTCATAATAGTCTACGCCGGTAATCTCTGGTTCTTGCTTGTGGGCTGGGAGGGGGTCGGCCTAGCGTCGTGGGCCTTAATAGGCCACTGGTACCGCGACGAATACGACAAGTGGGTTGGAAAAGAGGAGAAAGTCGCCGGAGTCCCCTACTGGTGGACGCCCAGCAAGGCGGGACTCCGCGCCATATTAACCGTCAGATTCGGCGACGCGTTTTTCCTAGTCGCCATAGCCCTATTCTACGTACTCACGGGTACAGTATCTCTAAGCGGGCTCATGTCTCCTCCTGCCCTAGATGCGCTTAAGCAACTGGGCGTTGTGCCACTACTATTCTTCGCCCTAGGGCCGTTCACTAAGTCCGCCCAATTCCCATTCCACGAATGGTTGTTGACGGCTATGACAGGCCCCACAAGCGTGTCCGCGCTGATCCACGCCGCCACCATGGTCAAGGCCGGCGTATATGTGCTCATAGTAACTGCGCCCATCTTCGCGGTGGTCAAAGGCTCCGAGCTGTATTTCACGGTAGTGATGTGGGTAGGTGTCGCCACGGCTCTCTTGGCCACAATAATTGCGTTAACCTCTATGGAGTTTAAGCTAGTCCTCGCGGGCTCTACTGCGGCCAACCTCGGCATAATAGCCGCCGCCACGGGGGCCGCCGGCGTTTTAGGACTGCATGAGACACAGTTGTTAAACGCGCTACTGTTCTTCGCCTTTTTGCACATCGTTGGCCACGCAGTTTCTAAGGCGTCTTTATTCATGGGGTTTGGCGCAGTTATACACGAGGCCGGCACCAGGTTTCTCGGGGAGGTTGGAAAACTCTGGCGCCACATGAAGATCACCGCAGTGGCCATGGTCCTCTCTATGTTAAGCTTGGTGGGTATACCGCCCTTTGTGGGCTATATAACAAAGGACTTGGCGCTTGAGAACGTGTTTGAGGCTGGCCACGTGTTGGGGGTTGAGGCTTTGGCGGCCTTGTTGTACATCCTCTTGTTCTTGACGCCCATATATGGGCTACGCCTCATTGGTCTCACGTTCTTCCACGGAAAAGAGCCAGAGGAAGTGCACGAGGCACCAGTTCTAATGTGGCTACCCTACACAGCGCTGGCCCTTGCCACAATTGTGCTCGGGACCTACTTCGCCGTTTCTATTAAGTTCCCACTTACGGAGGCCTTAGTCGCCGTGCTCCTCGGCTTTTTAACTGGCTTTGTGTTGTACATAGCGCTTCCTGGGTTTAAGTCTGAGACTTTGAGACCTTTGTGGGAATTTGCATATCGCAGATTCTACTTGCCCATCTTATACGACGGCGTATTTCCGTGGCTGTATACGTGGTTTGCCAAGTTTATATTTGTGGTATTCGACAAGGGGCTGTTCGACGGCTTGTACCACAACGTGTTGCCGGGCCTCTTCGGCGCTGTGTCCAACTGGCTTAGGCGGCTAGTGGCTGGGGCTTTGAACATATACCTCTTGTACGCCATCGTGGGGATATTGATAACACTCCTCCTCTTGGTAGTGGCATGATAGTCGAAATCCTCTACCTGGTTATAGCACTGTCGCTTACGGCGCCTCTGGTGTGGAGACTAGATGGGCGGTATATCTCCTTGGCGACGTCTATTGTGTTAATGGCGCTATCTGTCTACTACAAGCTCCCCGTGGGCGTCCTCTTGTCAGTTCTGGCCCTGTCGCTGTCGCTGGACTGGCGCTGGGGTCCCTTCGGCGTTGCCCTATCTTTCTCCGCAGTAGCCGCGGTCCTGGCAACATATGTGTACTACGCTGGGCAGTCCATTGTCTACGGCTTACTCGCGTTGGCTTTGGTCACAGCCGCCGTCTACGGCTTATTGGCCATGGATAGGCGCAGGGAGAACGTAGAGGGCGCCGTTAAATACCTAGTGTTCTCTGGCATAGGCAAAGTCCTCATAGTCGCCGGGTACGTGATAGCCGTCTCTGGGTGGTGGCAGGGGGCCTATCTACTGGTGCTGGGCTTCTTGTTTGAACTAGGCATTGTCCCCTTCCACGCGTGGGTGGTGGACGCGTATGCCTTGGGCACTCCCCGGGGCGTGGCGGCGCTTACCGCGTTCAGCAAGTTGACTGCGTTGTACGTCCTTTTGGCAATATTTAGGCAGCTTGGCGGCGTTCCCAGCCACATAGGTGCCGTGGCTCTAATCGTGGCGCTGGCCTCAATGCTTGTGGCTAATGTGGCCGGCTTGACGGCGAAGACCTTGGGCAGAGTCATGGCGTACTCCTCCGTGGCCCACATGTCGTATGCATTGACGGCTGTTGCACTAGTCTGGTGGCTCGGCGACAGGCCCACCTCGCTGTTTGGAGTCCCAGTACGTGCCTCAGACGTGGCGGCCCTCACCGTTGTACTAGAAGCGCTAACCTCCGGCATCGCTAAGTCGGGAGTCTTTGGGTACTTGCCCACCAGTCTCTCAGACGTTCTGCCCCCAAGAAGGAGTGTATTAAACGTGGCCAACGTCTTCTCGCTCTTGGGCCTACCGCCGCTGTTGGGCTTTTGGCCCAAGCTGTTCCTAGTCCTCCTAGTCCTCTCCTACCCCGCCACGTGGCTCTCTGTTTTCCTAGTGTCGTGGATCGTGTTAAACAGCGCAACCGCAACCCCGTACTACCTAAGAGCAATTAGGATGGTGGCAGAGGCTCCAAGCCCCGTAGCTGACAACGTGACCTCGGCGTATACCGCCCTGGCATCCGTGGCCGTAGGGTTGTTGATGCCACTAATTGTGTATATACTAGCCTAGCGCCCTTATAAATATATAAATTCCCACGGCTGTTATTTACAACGGCGTAAATTTTGCGGAGCAGACGTCTCTCAATGGAGGTGGCGATTCTGCCCCTAGATAGCCGCCTGCTAAATAGGAGAGCACGACTTCTGGCGCCACTTTCCCAAAGTACATATACTCCAGCCCGGTGGCTAGCCCAAAGGCGGCCACGGAGATCAACGAGGTGCCTACTGCGAGCCTAGTATCTAGACCTGCCACATATATCAACGTCGGTACTATGAGAAAGCCTCCTCCAATTCCAAAAAATCCGCTGAGAAATCCGACCAAGAGGCCGAAAAGCTCTATTTTCACAGAGCTACGTGGAGCAGACGCCTTGGTCTCTGCCTCCTTTTCCTTTGTAAAAACATTGAGAGCCCTATCGCCACCATGGCCACAGCGAACGCGGCCAGTAAGACGGTGCCAGAGGTCAAGTGGCCAACGTAGGCGCCGACTGTGGACCCCAAGACGCCGAATGTAGCAAAGAGAGTCCCCACTCTAGCGCTGAGGTTTCTCCTTCTTAGGTGGTATATGGAGTTTATAAGTGCGTTTAATCCCACGGCCATTGCGGTGGACCCGACAGCTATGTGAACCGCGTCTGGCACCTCTTGAAGCCCCACGAAATACAGCAACAGTGGTACTGCGAGAATTGACCCGCCCCCGCCTATTAGGCCTAGAGAAAAACCCACAAAAAGCCCCGAGACTGCGGATAGGGTTATCTGCACAGTGGAAAGTATGGGGCATACTTTTTCCTAACATTAAGTTTTATAGGAGAGATATTTCCAGGGGTATGCCCGTGGAGAGGACCTTGGTCATATTGAAGCCAGATGCGGTGGCTAGGAGACTCGTCGGCGAGATAATTTCGAGGTTTGAGAAAGCCGGGCTTAGAATTGTGGGTCTGAAGATGGTGAAGTCCAGCGCCGAGCAGATAGAGAGGTTTTACCCGTCGTCAGAGGAGTGGCTTAAGTCTGTTGGAACTAAGTTGCTTAAGGCATATCAAGAGCTCGGTATAAGCCCCAGGGAGAGGTTGGGCACAGATGACCCAGTGGAGGTGGGGAAGATGGTTAAGAAGAAGCTAGTGGAGTACATGACTTCTGGCCCCATTGTAGCAATGGTTCTAGAGGGGAACAGGGCGGTGGAAGTGGTGAGGAAACTTGTGGGGCCCACGTCCCCCCACTCTGCGCCGCCTGGCACTATTAGGGGGGACTACTCCATTGACTCGCCGGATTTGGCCGCAGAGGAGGGCAGAGTAGTTTACAACCTTGTACACGCGTCAGACAGCGCGTCTGAGGCTGAGAGAGAAATACGGTTTTGGTTCAAGCCCGAGGAACTGGTTTAGGCGATCTTAACCTCGTAGGCGTAGACGACAACGGCGACCCTCGGCAATACTCTCCGCCTCTTAGCCACTGGAACCACTGCAAGAACTGGGCCTGAAAGTGTTCGATCAGTCACTCTGAGCTTGACCTTTTTGTTGCACACCACGCCTTCTAACACGCCGTTTTTTACTTCGCCCTCAATTACATTGCCTATGTGTTGAAAGAAGTAGTCTACTAGGCTTATCTTTGTTAAATTTATCAAAGCCACGCCGCCCCCAGCCCTAATTGCCACAGCCTTAAAGGGGGGCTCTTCGTTTGTGGGGAGTTCCATAAGCCTAACGCGGATTTGGCCACACTCAGGCGGGCTTGTTGCCACGTAGTAGAGCCCGGGGAGAGGCCCTTTTGCCAAGGCCAACAACTCCACGCCCCTTACTACGCCGGGGGTTTTAAGGGCTAGGGAAAGTTCACGACGATTGACACGCAGTGAACTTCAGTTCACCATGTGAGCTACGCCGTCTGTAAAACTTTTTAAGAGGGTCACTCTAATGCAATAGGTAGCCCCACCACGTCCGTGGGCTCTGGGGATTTCTCGAGGCGAATTGTCTCGCGTGAAACGTAGAAGATGTAGTCGTAGTCGGACATAGGCGGCGGCGTAGTGTAGACGTCGATCCAAACCACGTCTGGCCGTCTAAATTCTCTAAAGAACTTTGGCACCACTTCTGCGTCTAGCACAACTACATACTCTGCGTCGTGTTTAACCGCGTAGTGCTCAAGGCGGAGGTGTTCCTGTGGCGAAACTAGGTATGTCCTCGCCCTTTTGAAAAAGTCTCTTTGGTAGGGCTTGTGTATGTACGCCACAGCCTCTGCCACGTCTACAACTCGCGCAGAAACGCCCTGATATGGGCCGTACAGCGCTATTTGGACTCCCTTGTAAATTTCGCCGATGAAATTTGCCAAATGCCCAGGGGCGGCAATTTTGCGCGTGGGTTCATGCCGCGGGTAGCGGCTTAAAACTACTGGCCCCTGGGGCAACACTGCGAGATAGTAGACTGGGGTCGCCACTTCCATCCCCCGTACCTTGACTATTTCCAAGCGCCTAATCGCGGCGCTTTGTATAAACTTTATAGATGTCCTAACTATCGTGTCGGCTATATCGGCGAGGGGGTTGTACTTTGTGTCAATGCCTATGGTGCTGTAGAGGCCTACCTTAGAGAGAGCATCCGCCGTCGCTCTGTCAAAGACAACTGCATCGACGCCGTCTACTACGAGCACCTCGGCCTTCTCCTTGTAGGCCAGATCTACCACTTGGTTAAACAGCGTCTCTCTATACTGGGGCACAAAGGGGAAGTCGTAAACCGTGATTCGCCCAACGTCCCAGCCGAAGCTTTTCCACATGTTCACTAGAACGTCTCTACTCTCATTGAAGGAAATCCACACGACTCTTCTCCCCTCATCTGCGAATTGACGCACAATTTCTGAGACGAGCACTGTCTTGCCAGAGCCGCTGGGCCCATACACGAAGCTTATCCTCTCTGCAAATATCCGCTTAAGATCCATAAAGCACCCTTTGTCCTCCAATATATATTTTACGTATTTAAAATTACTTTAAAGCACCTCTATCTACGCGTGGGTCTCGTGACTGTAGTTGTGCCGACGTATAACGAAGCTGAAAATTTGCCAGAGCTCGTGGAGAGACTCCACAGAGCCTTTGGCGGCGTTGGGTACGAAGTGGTAGTGGTAGACGACAATAGCCCAGACGGCACGGCCAATACGGCGAGGAGGCTTGGGGAGAGGTACCCAGTCCGCGTAGTCGTCAGAGAGAGGCGGGCTGGGCTCTCAAGCGCCGTGGTGGAGGGGGCGAGGGCCGCGGAGGGCAACGTGGTAGTTGTCATGGACGCAGATTTACAACACCCGCCCGAGCTGGCCCCCCAGTTGGCTAAAATCGCCGAGCGGGGGTGTCTTGCAGTTGCGTCTAGGTACGTCAAAGGTGGGAGAGTCGAGGGGTGGAGTCTCTCTAGGAGAGTGGTGTCTAGGGGCGCGGTGTTGTTGGCCAGGCTTGTGGTGCCGGAGGCCAGGGGAGTTAAAGACCCCGTCTCAGGCTTCTTCGCATATAAGAGAGACTGCTTGAGGGCAGTGACGCCCACCGGCCTCTACAAGATTCTGCTCGACGTACTCGTGCAGTGTAGACCTCCGTGCGTGGTTGAAGTGCCCTATGTCTTTGGGCTAAGGACGCGGGGCCGCTCTAAGCTTGGCGCCAAGCACATATTAGACTTCGTAAGACAGATCCTCGCCCTTTCAAAGTGGCGGCCGCTCAAGTTTGCCGCAGTCGGCGCCACGGGCGTGGCAGTGGCGACAGCCGTGCTCGCCGCGACTAGCTGGATGACGCCTCTGGCCTCCGTGGCGTTGGCGATTGAGATAAGTCTAACAACTAACTACTTGCTCAACAGACTGTGGACATTCTCAGAGCGGCATACACCGCTGTTGGCAGGTTGGGCCAAATACCACTTGGCGACCGCCGCCGGCAATTTGACTAACTACGCGACAACCCTCGCCCTACACTTTGCTGGCGTGTGGATTTACCTGGCCTACTTAGTAGGCGTGGCGGCTGGCTACTTTGTAAACTACGCATTGTCAGAACTCGTGGTCTTCAGCAAACCCCCCGCTCATTAGCTACCTCTGGGGACAGCGGGAGGGCTACCCCCCACAGACACGGCGAGGGCACTCGGCACATCTTAGATTAACGTATAAGCGGTGGCACGCGGGCCTGCCAACTCGGAAACCCGTCCTACCTTTGGATAAGGTTTTATTCTCTTGGTATTGTCCACTTGTGAGAGTGTTATTACTTGGCTGTGGCAACATTGGGAGGTACATATACGCCATGTTGTCAAAGCATGAGGTTGTGGCTGTGGACAAGGCTGGGGGTTGTCCAGGCGCCTTGTCACAAGACGCTTTGGAAGTGCCCTTGGGAGGCTACGACTTGGTGATAAACGCGCTTCCCGGCGCCATCTCTTTTAAGGCCTCGAAAAGGGCCTTAGAGGCGGGGCTCGACGTAATAGACGTCTCTTTCTACCCAGAGGACCCCTTTGCGCTACATGAAGTTGCGGCAAAGGCTGGGGCTAGATACATCCCCGACGCCGGCGTGGCGCCTGGCCTAAGCAACATGCTTGCTGGGAGAGCTGTGGCCGAGCTAGGTGACGTAGACGAGCTTGGAATCTACGTTGGCGGAATACCGGAAAGGCCCGTGGGCCCCCTCGGCTATAGTGTGACGTGGAGCCCGGTGGATCTCATAGAGGAGTACACCAGACCTGCACGCGTGTTAAAAGACGGCGTTGTGACTGCGGTGGACCCCCTCAGCGAAGTTGAGACAGTGCCGTCCCCCGTGGGGACTTTGGAGGCGTTTTACAGCGACGGCTTAAGGACGCTACTGAAAACTCTTGCGGGGAGGGCCAAGACTATGTATGAGAAGACGCTTAGGTGGCCTTCGCACGTAGAAAAGATGCGTCTTCTGAGGGAGTTAGGGTTTCTGTCTGATCAAGGCGATCCGCCGCCTAGGTTCATCACGGCTAAGTTGCTCTCTAGGCTTAAATTCGATGTGCCAGATCTCGTCTATTTGAAAGTGGTGGCCGCCAAAGGCGAGAAGAGGGTGCAATATGAGACGTTGGTCAAGCCTAGGGGCGGGTGGACGGCCATGCAGATAGCCACTGGGAGCGTGGCTGTGGCAATGCAGTACGTCATTAAGGACCTCGACCCGGGCGTGACCCCGCCTGAGTATATAGGCATGTCTACGAAGCTGTTTCCACGTGTAATTTCTGCGATTAAGCAACAAGGCGTGAGGATAGCCCAAGAGGTCGTAACCAGGACTGAGCTATGAGCGGGTTGCCAGACCACTTGAGGAGGCCTGTCAGAGGAATGCGCGACTGGCTACCGCATCAATACTACGCGCTTCAACAACTCGAGGCTCTACTGTCGCGGGTGGCGGAGTCTTTTGGCTATAGGCGCGTGGAGACGCCCGTCGTGGAGCACTTCGAGGTATTGGCCAGGAAGGCGGGGCAGGAGATCGTCAACGAGATATACTACTTTAGAGACAAGGCGGGGCGCGAACTGGGCCTGCGCTTCGACATGACTGTGCCAATAGCCCGCGTCGTCTCCTACAACTTAGACCTGCCGCGGCCCATCCGTTGGTACTATTTTACAAAAGTCTTTAGATACGACGAGCCTCAGCACGGCAGATATAGAGAGTTTTACCAATTCGGAGTAGAGCTCATAGGCTCGGCAAGCCCAAGAGCAGACGCAGAGGTGGTACATCTGCTGGCTGAGTCACTAGCCGCGGCAGGTGCCTCCAACTACGTCATTAAGCTAAACGACAGACGCGTCGTAGACAAGCTTCTGGAAGGCATGGGCCTCGCGGCGTATAAAGACGTCGTTTACAAGGCGTTGGACAAGAGGTACAAAGCGCCACGGGAGGAGGTGGTGGGAATTATGACGAGGGGCGGAGTTCCGCCGAGCAAGGCCGAGGAGTTGTACGAAAAGGCGACAGAGATGCCTCTCCAAGAGGCTGTGGATTTTGTAACACGTATTGACAAGGAGCTTGGCGGCTTCTACGCCGCCTTTGTAAAATACTTAGAAGCCGCCGTCGGCCTAGAGAGGCTTATATTTGACCTGTCGATTGTCAGAGGGCTGGACTACTACACGGGGGTTGTCTTCGAGGCGTTTGCCGGCGAATATAAGCTGGCCGTGGGAGGCGGCGGCAGATACGACGACCTTCTCCAGCTCTACAGCGGGGTAAAAACCCCCGCCTTAGGCTTCGCCATAGGCGTCGAAAGGCTAATGGAGGCCGTGGGGTTGCAAGCAGTGGAAAAGCCGCTGGACTACTACATCTACATATTCGACGAAAGCGCCTACCAGACAGCTATCTACATCGCCAGAGAACTACGCAGGAAGGGATACAGCGCAGTGGTAGAACTCGGCGATAAGGGGCTGAAAGACGCCTTTGAATACGTGTTGAAAATTGGCACAAGGTTCTTAGTCATTCTGGGGAAGAAGGAGCTAGAGAAGGGCGTTGTGAAAGTTAGAGACTTACAAAAACGAGAAGAAGTGGAAAAACCCATCGACGAGTTTATACGCGGCGCATAGCTACTTGGATGGGCGCGCCAAGCTACGCGTAGACTTGGGTGCCGCTTAGGCCTTTGTACACCTCGTATCCTTCTTCTAGGGCCCCAATAGCCGCCCTCTTCCCAGTCCGCTTTACGAAGTAGAGCGCTGCCTCCACCTTAGGTCCCATAGACCCAGGCGGGAAGTGCCCCTCTAGGTAGTACTTCTCAAGTTCTCCAACTGACACAGACGCGAGCTTTCGCTGGCCGGGCTTCTTGAAATTGATATACACGCCGTCTACGTCTGTGAGAATCATGAAGAGGTCTGCGCCGACCTCTGCGGCCAACACGGCAGAGGCGAGGTCTTTATCTATCACCGCCTCAACTCCGGCCCCGTCGCAGACCGGCACGCCGCCGCCCCCCGCGGCAACGACTATGTAGCCCCTCTCAATAAGCACCTTTACCACGTCGCTCTCCACCACTTTAAGCGGCTTGGGAGATGGCACGACTCGTCGCCAGCCTCCCCTCGGGTCTTGCCTAAACTGCCACCCGTACCTCTCGGCAAGGCTCTTGGCCACCTCCTCTGGGTATGTGGGGCCTATGAACTTTGTGGGATTTTCAAAGGCGGGGTCGTTACAGTCGACCTTCACCCTAGTCACCAGAGCCACAGTTTTCCCTACGCCCACGTATTTGTCTAAAGAAGATACGATAAAGTAGCCCAGGAGGCCTTGCGTCGCCGCGACAAGGGCGTCTAGTCTAAAGCCCTCTTGCCCCTTCTGTAGCTCCGCTAAATAGCCCACTTGTGGACCATTGCCATGAGTAAGCAAGACTTGGTTCCCCTCTCGGAGGATCTTGGCAACTATGCGAGCCGCAATGTCTGCATTTTTTAGATGGGTCTCCTGCGTAATTGGGTCGCCGGGTCTATTAAACGCGTTG contains:
- a CDS encoding NADH-quinone oxidoreductase subunit 5 family protein, whose translation is MEVILFTIFAPLIMSIVSLFSTSEKFKAWAVTLGTFISALLATYAYFAVSPGVYGFDWIKAIGARVELWINWTSLTMGLLVAWLVAAISLYSVKYMEGDYRPGWYWFFFGFFATSMLIIVYAGNLWFLLVGWEGVGLASWALIGHWYRDEYDKWVGKEEKVAGVPYWWTPSKAGLRAILTVRFGDAFFLVAIALFYVLTGTVSLSGLMSPPALDALKQLGVVPLLFFALGPFTKSAQFPFHEWLLTAMTGPTSVSALIHAATMVKAGVYVLIVTAPIFAVVKGSELYFTVVMWVGVATALLATIIALTSMEFKLVLAGSTAANLGIIAAATGAAGVLGLHETQLLNALLFFAFLHIVGHAVSKASLFMGFGAVIHEAGTRFLGEVGKLWRHMKITAVAMVLSMLSLVGIPPFVGYITKDLALENVFEAGHVLGVEALAALLYILLFLTPIYGLRLIGLTFFHGKEPEEVHEAPVLMWLPYTALALATIVLGTYFAVSIKFPLTEALVAVLLGFLTGFVLYIALPGFKSETLRPLWEFAYRRFYLPILYDGVFPWLYTWFAKFIFVVFDKGLFDGLYHNVLPGLFGAVSNWLRRLVAGALNIYLLYAIVGILITLLLLVVA
- the hisS gene encoding histidine--tRNA ligase is translated as MSGLPDHLRRPVRGMRDWLPHQYYALQQLEALLSRVAESFGYRRVETPVVEHFEVLARKAGQEIVNEIYYFRDKAGRELGLRFDMTVPIARVVSYNLDLPRPIRWYYFTKVFRYDEPQHGRYREFYQFGVELIGSASPRADAEVVHLLAESLAAAGASNYVIKLNDRRVVDKLLEGMGLAAYKDVVYKALDKRYKAPREEVVGIMTRGGVPPSKAEELYEKATEMPLQEAVDFVTRIDKELGGFYAAFVKYLEAAVGLERLIFDLSIVRGLDYYTGVVFEAFAGEYKLAVGGGGRYDDLLQLYSGVKTPALGFAIGVERLMEAVGLQAVEKPLDYYIYIFDESAYQTAIYIARELRRKGYSAVVELGDKGLKDAFEYVLKIGTRFLVILGKKELEKGVVKVRDLQKREEVEKPIDEFIRGA
- a CDS encoding amino acid kinase family protein, producing MLVVVALGGNAFNRPGDPITQETHLKNADIAARIVAKILREGNQVLLTHGNGPQVGYLAELQKGQEGFRLDALVAATQGLLGYFIVSSLDKYVGVGKTVALVTRVKVDCNDPAFENPTKFIGPTYPEEVAKSLAERYGWQFRQDPRGGWRRVVPSPKPLKVVESDVVKVLIERGYIVVAAGGGGVPVCDGAGVEAVIDKDLASAVLAAEVGADLFMILTDVDGVYINFKKPGQRKLASVSVGELEKYYLEGHFPPGSMGPKVEAALYFVKRTGKRAAIGALEEGYEVYKGLSGTQVYA
- a CDS encoding saccharopine dehydrogenase family protein translates to MRVLLLGCGNIGRYIYAMLSKHEVVAVDKAGGCPGALSQDALEVPLGGYDLVINALPGAISFKASKRALEAGLDVIDVSFYPEDPFALHEVAAKAGARYIPDAGVAPGLSNMLAGRAVAELGDVDELGIYVGGIPERPVGPLGYSVTWSPVDLIEEYTRPARVLKDGVVTAVDPLSEVETVPSPVGTLEAFYSDGLRTLLKTLAGRAKTMYEKTLRWPSHVEKMRLLRELGFLSDQGDPPPRFITAKLLSRLKFDVPDLVYLKVVAAKGEKRVQYETLVKPRGGWTAMQIATGSVAVAMQYVIKDLDPGVTPPEYIGMSTKLFPRVISAIKQQGVRIAQEVVTRTEL
- a CDS encoding TSUP family transporter, translating into MKIELFGLLVGFLSGFFGIGGGFLIVPTLIYVAGLDTRLAVGTSLISVAAFGLATGLEYMYFGKVAPEVVLSYLAGGYLGAESPPPLRDVCSAKFTPL
- a CDS encoding RAD55 family ATPase, translating into MDLKRIFAERISFVYGPSGSGKTVLVSEIVRQFADEGRRVVWISFNESRDVLVNMWKSFGWDVGRITVYDFPFVPQYRETLFNQVVDLAYKEKAEVLVVDGVDAVVFDRATADALSKVGLYSTIGIDTKYNPLADIADTIVRTSIKFIQSAAIRRLEIVKVRGMEVATPVYYLAVLPQGPVVLSRYPRHEPTRKIAAPGHLANFIGEIYKGVQIALYGPYQGVSARVVDVAEAVAYIHKPYQRDFFKRARTYLVSPQEHLRLEHYAVKHDAEYVVVLDAEVVPKFFREFRRPDVVWIDVYTTPPPMSDYDYIFYVSRETIRLEKSPEPTDVVGLPIALE
- a CDS encoding glycosyltransferase; amino-acid sequence: MGLVTVVVPTYNEAENLPELVERLHRAFGGVGYEVVVVDDNSPDGTANTARRLGERYPVRVVVRERRAGLSSAVVEGARAAEGNVVVVMDADLQHPPELAPQLAKIAERGCLAVASRYVKGGRVEGWSLSRRVVSRGAVLLARLVVPEARGVKDPVSGFFAYKRDCLRAVTPTGLYKILLDVLVQCRPPCVVEVPYVFGLRTRGRSKLGAKHILDFVRQILALSKWRPLKFAAVGATGVAVATAVLAATSWMTPLASVALAIEISLTTNYLLNRLWTFSERHTPLLAGWAKYHLATAAGNLTNYATTLALHFAGVWIYLAYLVGVAAGYFVNYALSELVVFSKPPAH
- a CDS encoding proton-conducting transporter transmembrane domain-containing protein; this encodes MIVEILYLVIALSLTAPLVWRLDGRYISLATSIVLMALSVYYKLPVGVLLSVLALSLSLDWRWGPFGVALSFSAVAAVLATYVYYAGQSIVYGLLALALVTAAVYGLLAMDRRRENVEGAVKYLVFSGIGKVLIVAGYVIAVSGWWQGAYLLVLGFLFELGIVPFHAWVVDAYALGTPRGVAALTAFSKLTALYVLLAIFRQLGGVPSHIGAVALIVALASMLVANVAGLTAKTLGRVMAYSSVAHMSYALTAVALVWWLGDRPTSLFGVPVRASDVAALTVVLEALTSGIAKSGVFGYLPTSLSDVLPPRRSVLNVANVFSLLGLPPLLGFWPKLFLVLLVLSYPATWLSVFLVSWIVLNSATATPYYLRAIRMVAEAPSPVADNVTSAYTALASVAVGLLMPLIVYILA
- a CDS encoding nucleoside-diphosphate kinase gives rise to the protein MPVERTLVILKPDAVARRLVGEIISRFEKAGLRIVGLKMVKSSAEQIERFYPSSEEWLKSVGTKLLKAYQELGISPRERLGTDDPVEVGKMVKKKLVEYMTSGPIVAMVLEGNRAVEVVRKLVGPTSPHSAPPGTIRGDYSIDSPDLAAEEGRVVYNLVHASDSASEAEREIRFWFKPEELV
- a CDS encoding sulfite exporter TauE/SafE family protein — its product is MQITLSAVSGLFVGFSLGLIGGGGSILAVPLLLYFVGLQEVPDAVHIAVGSTAMAVGLNALINSIYHLRRRNLSARVGTLFATFGVLGSTVGAYVGHLTSGTVLLAAFAVAMVAIGLSMFLQRKRRQRPRRLLHVAL